TCACATAGCTGACATTTTAAAcagaacatattttaatttattgtaggctgattagtagtaaaagtaaagggtataaaacataaatacagtgaGAATTTGCTTAATCTAATTTGTTGTCAAAAACCAATTTACCTTGTCTGACAGCATTTGTCTGACccagcaccggattataaggtgcactatcaataaatgcctatcttctggtctatttttatacaaaaggcAGATTATGCACACAAGTAAGGAAAAGGGGTGTCAacaagttttccttctaattcagcacccagccacccagcagcgagacctgtaaagctaagctagatAAGCTAAGCtagataagctaagctagctaagctaagtaaacaaaactttctttaaaaaaatcctaaaaaacacATACATCTACACAGAAATctagaaccctgagtgttcctgtaaaccAAGGCAATATTACCTAACATTTCttaccatgtagcttgttttaacatagtaaacactcaggctacagtccaatatattctTCTCTGAGCTTTGTGTGTGGTTAGCTCCGCtccgcttagtgtggttagcagctaatgttaatactgctccagcagtgctagctggggttagcagcaacctacaggctgataatacttacctcggtgctggaaaactaaagtgaaactcctgtataatgctgaacCTCAGCGTCTGTGACTTTagtgcttcttacaacctgactggtaaaattcatacaaaaagcACACCGGATTAGAGTGttaaaaatacggtaaatgtgAAAGAAAGTTGGCAGCTTTCATACCAACATTACATTTGGGGCTGTAGTACTACAATACTACTGTGAGGCATATAAATAAGGACTTCAATCAAAAGAGAGAATGtaaattgtttttattgtattaacaCAGCGTTAAGTATCAATCTTGAGAGATTTGTTTCCCTTTACTGTCAAATTTATATTAGACCATTATATAATTGATTATACTAGTATAATAGatattgataatataataatcaatAGAGTTTGATTAAGTTTTGAGATTAATATGAGATGCAGACTAAAGCTATACATGTTTTGTTGCAATACACTTTAATTACATTTCAAGTTCTCTCAGACTTCTGCTGTTGTCCACTAGGGTACATTCGCCATCACACTCCTCATTAAGGCAATAGAAGCAGAACTCAGTCTCACACTGAGGGCAGATGATGTTGGGGCAGCCCATTCCAGTGTGTGTGAGCAGCATTTTACAGCTGGGACAGGCCCTGAAATAGGGACATCCCTCTACTGAGCTAGAGGGGATATCGATGCACTCGGAGGACAGCAGGGCAGCACGGACAGCACATTTGGAAAGTTTGCAGGCTTCGTCATTTGAAACACTTTTTGGCCACTCTCTCTGACAGGCCGTGCAGAACTTAAACACCCTCCGTTTCGTTTTGCAGCAGTGTGGGCAAGTGGCACACTGTCCACTCAGGACTCTCGCATCTGAAGCCTTGCATTCTGGACACTGTAGGATAAGAATAAGAAGCAACTCAGCAAAAACATCTAAacaaaccagtaacaaaaatGGCCAGTGttatacagttttatacagtattttagtcatGACCACAAGTGTGTTCTTTCAAAGCAATGGCTGCTTGGTTGGACAAGGTTCCAAAAACTCTGGTACCCCccttaaaaaatagtaattaaacaATGTAAACCAAGAATCTTAGGTTCTGTCAAAATGCAAACTTGAAGCATTTTTAGGCATGCACAGAGAAATTCTTTCAAATTTTGTCAGAGTTACAGATTACAAACCATTATGATGATAATAAATAATCAGCAAAATGTGTGGAGAATAATGCCTGGTTTATACTTGGCGCATAAACGATGTGCACTAGTCGGTGTTGAACAGAcatgagtagaagttgaagtgttctatAAGCACCACACTTTTTTGTATTGCAggcagtttattgtaaaatgtagtactgaagtactaaaagtaaaagtacagtactgtgttattagtgtagtttttACACAAAAGCAGTgaaaagttctcagagtgaaaggcagaacgggagcagtgaGGTATTCTAAAAAAATCAATTTGATCTCTTGATTTACTCAATGATCAGGAGCTTTGGAATgattcataacattttattttcgcGACAAGTAACGATACAGCACGTAAAAAATGTATAGTTACAGATTTAAGTAATTAAGTACTAAAGTATTAGTAGTGAAGTACTTTTACTACGTTACTATACATCTCTAGTGTTGACTCTGTCACTTGCATTTTAATTTACTGTTTGACTGTTTTCTTTCTCAGTGGTCCCAAGAAAACGACCAAAAGGCTCAGAAGATTAAAGAATTCTGCTAAACACAATAGCAAAGATTGAAATGGGAAAAAGAAAGTGGAGAGTTTCTTAAGGGGACCACTGTGCCTCAAAGGGTTAAGTAGCTCATTTACGTTCATGTTTGCCTCGTTGCAAACATCAGTTGTGACAGAAATTTCCTATTAGTGTTTTAAAGCAATCTTGAATATTTATTCTCTAAACTGAGACTAGTGTAATTCCAGTGTATCTCCCAGAATGTAAATGGAACACTGATCACTACATCAGCTGAATATAGGGTGAAATAAGGATGATTGGGGCATAAGGTAAAATGCAAACATTTAGCTATAAAACGTTTATTATCTAGCATGAAGAGTAATGACATATGAGGCCTAGCTgtgaaactataaaataaaaaatagccttTAGTACTACATAAgttgtttatttttctatttgtttcATTACTAGCAAAAAACTGCCCCAATCACCCCTTAAATTCACCATATTTCAAAGTGCATTGTCTCATTTTaatactttcaaataattattatatagtCAAATAAAGCACTTACATAATTGATCATGAAACT
This genomic interval from Astyanax mexicanus isolate ESR-SI-001 chromosome 1, AstMex3_surface, whole genome shotgun sequence contains the following:
- the si:ch211-284e13.9 gene encoding E3 ubiquitin-protein ligase RNF217, which gives rise to MSTVKCPECKASDARVLSGQCATCPHCCKTKRRVFKFCTACQREWPKSVSNDEACKLSKCAVRAALLSSECIDIPSSSVEGCPYFRACPSCKMLLTHTGMGCPNIICPQCETEFCFYCLNEECDGECTLVDNSRSLRELEM